In Janthinobacterium rivuli, a single genomic region encodes these proteins:
- a CDS encoding DsbA family protein, translated as MPTLHYIFDPLCGWCYGAAPLVEAARAVPGLTVAFHGGGMMTGSNRRQITPEWRGYVLPHDRRIEQLSGQPFGDAYMNGLLNDTTAMMDSEPPITAILAAEVLAGKGLDMLQRVQRAHYVDGLRIADLPVLVTLAQELDMDGAAFQAEYARQAGAATQRHIDASRALLAQVGGQGFPTFVLDDGGGKLSVIDIGGFLGQPAKLQAQLGGVCDAQGCTL; from the coding sequence ATGCCCACACTGCACTACATTTTCGATCCTCTGTGCGGCTGGTGCTACGGCGCCGCGCCGCTGGTCGAGGCGGCGCGCGCCGTGCCTGGCCTGACAGTGGCCTTCCACGGCGGCGGCATGATGACGGGCAGCAATCGCCGCCAGATCACGCCCGAGTGGCGCGGCTATGTGCTGCCGCATGACCGGCGCATCGAGCAATTGTCAGGCCAGCCATTCGGCGATGCTTATATGAATGGCTTGCTGAACGACACGACGGCCATGATGGATTCCGAACCGCCGATCACGGCCATCCTGGCGGCGGAAGTCCTGGCTGGCAAGGGCCTGGACATGCTGCAGCGCGTGCAGCGCGCCCATTACGTGGACGGCTTGCGCATCGCCGACCTGCCTGTGCTGGTGACCCTGGCGCAAGAGCTGGACATGGATGGCGCCGCCTTCCAGGCCGAGTATGCGCGCCAGGCGGGCGCCGCCACGCAGCGGCATATCGACGCCAGCCGCGCCTTGCTGGCGCAGGTGGGCGGACAGGGCTTTCCCACCTTCGTGCTCGACGATGGCGGCGGAAAATTGTCCGTGATCGATATCGGCGGCTTTTTGGGCCAGCCGGCGAAGTTGCAGGCGCAGCTCGGTGGCGTGTGCGATGCACAAGGTTGTACATTGTAA
- a CDS encoding catalase: MSQQPPFSTASGIPVADNQNSLSAGPRGPLLLQDFHLIEKLQHFNRERIPERVVHAKGSGAYGTFTVTHDISRYTKAKLFAEVGKQTSTFARFSTVGGERGSADTERDPRGFAVRFYTEEGNWDLVGNNTPMFFIKDPIKFPDFVHTQKRDPQSNLKSAEMMFDFWSHAPESLHQVTMLFSDRGTPDGYRHMDGFGSHTYSLINADGQRVYVKWHFKTRQGIKNLPAAEAGRLAGADPDYAQRDLFGAIERGDFPQWEVKLQVATQEQLDAWEQRTGWNPFDLTKVWPHADFPLLPVGIFELNRNPDNYHAEVEQAAFSPANAVPGMGYSPDKMLQGRLFAYHDAQLYRVGTNHQHLPVNAARCPFHNQQRDGGMAIHNGGAAKNYANVAAAGTQPQGLGHGEPALALDGGAARYDGRGVEDDFTQAGNLFRLMSDQAKQNLFDNLAGPLSQVRPETLQRQLGHFDRADAAYGAGVRAALQARGVTV; this comes from the coding sequence ATGAGCCAACAGCCGCCATTCAGTACCGCCTCGGGCATTCCCGTCGCCGACAACCAGAATTCCCTCAGCGCCGGTCCTCGCGGCCCGCTGCTGCTGCAAGACTTCCACCTGATCGAAAAACTCCAGCATTTCAACCGCGAGCGCATCCCTGAGCGCGTCGTGCACGCGAAAGGTTCGGGCGCCTACGGCACCTTTACCGTCACGCACGACATTTCGCGCTACACCAAGGCCAAATTGTTTGCTGAAGTGGGCAAGCAGACGTCCACCTTCGCGCGCTTTTCCACCGTCGGCGGCGAACGCGGCAGTGCAGACACGGAACGCGACCCGCGCGGTTTCGCCGTGCGTTTCTATACGGAAGAGGGCAACTGGGACTTGGTTGGCAACAACACGCCGATGTTCTTCATCAAGGACCCGATCAAGTTCCCCGATTTCGTCCACACGCAAAAGCGTGATCCGCAAAGCAACTTGAAATCGGCCGAAATGATGTTCGATTTCTGGAGCCATGCGCCGGAAAGCCTGCACCAGGTCACCATGCTGTTCTCGGACCGCGGCACGCCGGACGGCTACCGCCACATGGATGGCTTCGGCAGCCACACGTATAGCCTGATCAATGCCGACGGCCAGCGCGTGTACGTGAAATGGCACTTCAAGACGCGCCAGGGCATCAAGAATTTGCCTGCCGCGGAAGCGGGGCGCCTGGCCGGCGCCGATCCCGACTACGCCCAGCGCGACCTGTTCGGCGCCATCGAACGCGGCGATTTCCCCCAGTGGGAAGTCAAGCTGCAGGTGGCGACGCAGGAACAACTCGATGCATGGGAGCAGCGCACGGGCTGGAACCCGTTCGACCTGACGAAAGTGTGGCCGCACGCGGACTTCCCGCTGCTGCCCGTGGGTATTTTCGAGCTGAACCGCAATCCGGACAATTACCACGCGGAAGTCGAGCAGGCAGCGTTTTCGCCGGCCAACGCCGTGCCCGGCATGGGTTACTCGCCGGACAAGATGCTGCAAGGCCGGCTGTTCGCCTACCACGACGCCCAGCTGTACCGCGTCGGCACGAATCACCAGCATCTGCCCGTGAATGCGGCCCGCTGCCCCTTCCACAACCAGCAGCGCGACGGCGGCATGGCGATTCACAATGGCGGCGCGGCAAAGAACTACGCCAACGTGGCGGCGGCGGGCACGCAGCCGCAAGGGCTGGGTCATGGTGAACCGGCGCTGGCGCTCGATGGCGGCGCGGCGCGCTACGATGGGCGCGGTGTGGAAGACGACTTTACGCAGGCTGGCAATCTGTTCCGCTTGATGTCTGACCAGGCGAAGCAAAACCTGTTCGACAATCTGGCCGGTCCCCTGAGCCAGGTGCGCCCGGAAACCTTGCAGCGTCAACTCGGCCACTTTGACCGGGCCGATGCGGCCTACGGCGCCGGCGTGCGCGCCGCCTTGCAGGCACGCGGCGTGACCGTGTAA
- a CDS encoding ABC transporter permease/M1 family aminopeptidase has product MFAIARFEARQRLKLLSTWVYFVMFLALAMLWMAAAGGVFKEASISFGGKFLINAPRSLAFTCSVLGCFGAVVVAAMMGRSVQQDFEYGMQHFFFSAPIKKYQYVFGRFLGAWLVLAVVFSSIVIGAWLGAWLPGIDPERLGPQRALAYLMPYVFTLLPNLFIFGAIFFVIAALTRRMLPVYISSVVMLIGYLVAPSLARDLDYKTLAALIDPFGTTALIRLTEYWPNAERNTRLVTLEGVYLLNRAIWSGFALVALLLGYWRFQFHATTDAGAGKRRSEGEAPQRLSNASLSTQETPDFAQRSLAALLVKMSWLNLRETIKNIYFVVIVLAGVLTMYAGALDMGSIYGTNTYPVTEKVLDMVNASFALFMLVITTFYAGELVWREREAGTYLMLDALPVPNWLPLLSKLFALISLQALLSLVIMLCGMSIQVFKGYYRLDPGLYVESLFLSHLPYYALIAVLAIFLQVLINHKYLAYFAMILYHIASISFSSLGLGDPLLLYASTPDFIYSAMNGAGHYLLRERWYLLYWSGAAVMLTVLSLLFWPRGAQDSWRIRLRLARHGLTHGVLASFAGGALIFVSAGGVLFYVFHVANDYQSEFSRDADRASIERQYRKFAATPQPRITDVKLDVAIYPAQRSLTVTGRYVLQNKTSLPISHIFVQQDPTSSMRLRFDARVHPGLDDGKLGFYSYRLAAPLAPGATLGLDFDVRYAPRGIFGLGQDTPVVANGTFFTNAVLPHIGYQPQQELTDPRDRKKHGLPARERALPRDDAKGLADNYVSNDADRINFDATVSTVDGQTAIAPGMLDNDWIAKGRHYFHYTMEQPILNFYAFQSARYAVRHERWQDVAIDVYYHPGHEYNLDRFVRGSKEALEYYTKNFGPYQHKILRIVEFPRYATFAQSFPNTIPYSEGLGFIARVDDKNPKDLDYPFYVTAHEVAHQWWAHQLVGGNTRGATVLSETLAEYSALMVMKKSVGPAKMRRFLRYDLNQYLMGRSEERKKELPLAENENQAYIHYHKGSLAMYLLQDIIGEDKVNGVLRDLLKTHGQKGPPYASVTALVQGLRLVTPPEQAYLIDDLFEKIVLFDNRALSATATKRSDGKYAVTVKVQASKLTAGEQGEEHDAPLHDWIEIGVDDANGHPLLRERLRMTAREASYTVIVGSRPGKAGIDPDNKLIDRKPDDNMVTVELEEP; this is encoded by the coding sequence ATGTTTGCCATCGCCCGCTTTGAAGCGCGACAGCGGCTCAAGCTGCTGTCCACCTGGGTGTATTTCGTCATGTTTCTGGCGCTGGCCATGCTGTGGATGGCTGCCGCCGGCGGCGTCTTCAAGGAAGCGAGCATCAGTTTCGGCGGCAAGTTCCTGATCAACGCACCGCGCTCGCTGGCATTTACGTGCAGCGTGCTGGGCTGCTTCGGCGCCGTGGTCGTCGCCGCCATGATGGGCCGTTCGGTGCAGCAGGATTTCGAGTACGGCATGCAGCATTTCTTCTTCAGCGCGCCGATCAAGAAGTACCAGTACGTGTTTGGCCGCTTTCTCGGCGCCTGGCTGGTGCTGGCGGTGGTGTTTTCCAGCATCGTCATCGGCGCCTGGCTGGGCGCCTGGCTGCCCGGCATCGATCCGGAACGGCTGGGGCCGCAACGGGCGCTGGCCTACCTGATGCCGTATGTGTTTACCCTGCTGCCGAATCTGTTCATCTTCGGCGCCATTTTCTTCGTCATCGCGGCCCTGACGCGGCGCATGCTGCCCGTGTACATCAGCTCGGTAGTCATGCTGATCGGCTATCTGGTGGCGCCGTCGCTGGCGCGCGACCTCGACTACAAGACCCTGGCCGCCCTGATCGACCCCTTCGGCACCACGGCGCTGATACGCCTGACGGAATACTGGCCGAACGCGGAGCGCAACACGCGCCTCGTCACGCTGGAAGGCGTGTACCTGCTGAACCGCGCCATCTGGTCCGGCTTCGCCCTCGTGGCCTTGCTGCTCGGTTACTGGCGCTTCCAGTTCCACGCCACGACGGACGCGGGCGCCGGCAAGCGCCGCAGCGAGGGCGAGGCGCCGCAGCGCCTGTCGAACGCTTCGCTGTCCACGCAGGAAACACCGGACTTCGCGCAGCGCAGTCTGGCCGCCCTGCTCGTCAAGATGAGCTGGCTGAACCTGCGCGAAACCATCAAGAACATCTATTTTGTCGTCATCGTGCTGGCCGGCGTGCTGACCATGTATGCCGGTGCGCTCGACATGGGCTCCATTTACGGCACGAATACCTATCCCGTGACGGAAAAGGTGCTGGACATGGTCAACGCCTCGTTCGCCCTGTTCATGCTGGTCATTACCACTTTCTATGCGGGCGAGCTGGTGTGGCGCGAACGCGAGGCAGGCACGTATCTGATGCTCGACGCCCTGCCCGTGCCGAACTGGCTGCCCCTGCTGTCGAAACTGTTTGCGCTGATCAGCCTGCAAGCCTTGCTGAGCCTGGTCATCATGCTGTGCGGCATGTCGATCCAGGTCTTCAAGGGCTATTACCGCCTCGACCCCGGCCTGTATGTGGAATCGCTGTTCCTGTCGCACCTGCCCTACTATGCGCTGATCGCCGTGCTGGCCATCTTTTTGCAGGTGTTGATCAATCACAAGTACCTGGCGTATTTCGCCATGATCCTGTACCACATCGCCAGCATCAGCTTTTCCTCGCTGGGCCTGGGCGACCCGCTGCTGCTGTACGCCAGCACGCCGGACTTCATCTATTCGGCCATGAACGGCGCCGGCCACTATCTGTTGCGCGAACGCTGGTACTTGCTGTACTGGAGCGGCGCGGCCGTCATGCTGACGGTGCTGTCGCTGCTGTTCTGGCCCCGCGGCGCGCAGGACAGCTGGCGCATTCGCCTGCGCCTGGCGCGCCACGGCCTGACGCACGGCGTGCTGGCCAGCTTTGCCGGCGGCGCCCTGATCTTCGTCAGCGCCGGCGGCGTGCTGTTCTACGTTTTCCACGTGGCCAACGATTACCAGTCCGAATTTTCCCGCGATGCGGACCGCGCCAGCATCGAGCGCCAGTACCGCAAGTTTGCCGCCACGCCGCAACCGAGAATCACCGACGTGAAACTCGACGTGGCGATCTACCCGGCGCAGCGCAGCCTCACCGTCACGGGCCGCTATGTGCTGCAAAACAAGACCAGCCTGCCGATCAGCCACATTTTTGTGCAGCAAGACCCGACCTCCAGCATGCGCCTGCGTTTCGATGCGCGCGTGCATCCCGGCCTCGATGATGGCAAGCTGGGCTTTTACAGCTACCGCCTGGCCGCGCCGCTGGCGCCGGGCGCCACCCTGGGCCTCGATTTCGACGTCCGCTACGCGCCGCGCGGCATCTTCGGCCTGGGCCAGGACACGCCCGTGGTGGCCAACGGCACCTTCTTCACGAATGCCGTGCTGCCGCACATCGGTTACCAGCCGCAGCAGGAATTGACGGACCCGCGCGACCGCAAGAAACACGGCTTGCCCGCGCGCGAACGGGCCTTGCCGCGCGACGATGCGAAGGGATTGGCCGACAATTACGTCAGCAACGACGCCGACCGCATCAACTTTGACGCCACCGTCAGCACCGTCGACGGCCAGACGGCCATCGCGCCGGGGATGCTGGACAACGACTGGATCGCCAAGGGCCGCCATTACTTCCACTACACGATGGAGCAGCCGATCCTGAATTTCTACGCCTTCCAGTCGGCCCGCTACGCCGTCAGGCACGAGCGCTGGCAAGACGTGGCCATCGACGTGTACTACCATCCTGGCCATGAGTACAACCTCGATCGCTTCGTGCGCGGCAGCAAGGAAGCGCTCGAGTACTACACGAAGAACTTCGGCCCCTACCAGCACAAGATCCTGCGCATCGTCGAATTCCCCCGCTACGCCACGTTCGCGCAATCGTTCCCGAACACGATACCGTATTCGGAAGGGCTGGGCTTCATCGCCCGGGTGGACGACAAGAACCCCAAGGACCTCGACTATCCGTTCTACGTCACGGCGCATGAAGTGGCGCACCAGTGGTGGGCGCATCAATTGGTGGGTGGCAATACGCGGGGCGCTACCGTGCTCAGCGAAACCCTGGCCGAATATTCGGCCCTGATGGTGATGAAGAAAAGCGTGGGGCCGGCCAAGATGCGCCGCTTCCTGCGCTATGACCTGAATCAATACCTGATGGGGCGCAGCGAAGAGCGCAAGAAGGAATTGCCGCTGGCCGAGAATGAAAACCAGGCCTACATCCACTACCACAAAGGCAGCCTGGCCATGTACTTGCTGCAAGATATCATCGGCGAAGACAAGGTCAACGGCGTGCTGCGCGACTTGCTCAAGACCCATGGCCAGAAAGGCCCGCCGTATGCCAGCGTGACGGCCCTGGTACAAGGCTTGCGCCTGGTCACGCCGCCCGAGCAGGCTTACCTGATCGACGACCTGTTCGAGAAAATCGTGCTGTTCGACAATCGCGCCCTGTCGGCCACGGCCACCAAACGCAGCGATGGCAAGTACGCCGTCACCGTCAAGGTGCAGGCCAGCAAATTGACGGCGGGCGAACAGGGAGAGGAACACGATGCGCCCCTGCACGACTGGATCGAGATCGGCGTCGACGACGCGAATGGCCATCCGCTGCTGCGCGAACGCCTGCGCATGACGGCGCGCGAGGCGAGCTACACCGTCATCGTCGGCAGCCGGCCCGGCAAGGCGGGCATCGATCCCGACAACAAGCTGATCGACCGCAAGCCGGACGACAATATGGTCACCGTCGAGCTCGAAGAACCATGA
- a CDS encoding ABC transporter ATP-binding protein, with protein sequence MELQIRKLSKTYANGVVALDNVSLTIPPGMFGLLGPNGAGKSTLMRTLATLQECDSGSIFFGDYDVLDDKDEIRRMLGYLPQDFGLYPKVTAYELLDHFATLKGLSQRARRREVVDGLLQQTNLFDVRHQRLGSFSGGMRQRFGIAQALLGDPKLIIVDEPTAGLDPQERVRFHNLLSDIGEDKTVILSTHIVSDVADLCANMAIINKGHLLLCGKTQELIDEVSCKIWARFVEKKELASFQQRHAVISTRLLSGRTLIHVYSDDDPGDGFEEAIGDLEDLYFATIAGRHRVAPQCD encoded by the coding sequence ATGGAATTGCAGATTCGCAAATTGTCGAAGACCTACGCGAATGGCGTGGTGGCGCTGGATAACGTGTCGCTGACGATACCGCCCGGGATGTTTGGCTTGCTGGGCCCGAATGGCGCCGGCAAGTCGACCCTGATGCGCACCCTGGCGACCTTGCAGGAATGCGATTCCGGTTCCATCTTCTTCGGCGACTACGACGTGCTCGACGACAAGGACGAGATCCGCCGCATGCTGGGCTACCTGCCGCAAGACTTCGGCCTGTACCCGAAAGTGACGGCCTACGAACTGCTCGACCACTTCGCCACGTTAAAAGGGCTGTCGCAGCGGGCGCGCCGGCGCGAGGTCGTCGATGGCCTGTTGCAGCAAACCAATCTGTTCGACGTGCGCCACCAGCGCCTGGGCAGCTTTTCCGGCGGCATGCGCCAGCGCTTCGGCATCGCGCAAGCGCTGCTGGGCGACCCGAAACTGATCATCGTCGACGAACCGACGGCCGGCCTCGACCCGCAGGAGCGCGTGCGCTTCCACAATCTGCTGTCGGACATCGGCGAAGACAAGACGGTGATCCTGTCGACCCACATCGTCTCCGACGTGGCCGACCTGTGCGCCAACATGGCCATCATCAATAAGGGCCATTTGCTGCTGTGCGGCAAGACCCAGGAACTGATCGACGAAGTCAGCTGCAAGATCTGGGCGCGTTTTGTCGAAAAGAAAGAGCTGGCCAGCTTCCAGCAGCGCCACGCCGTCATTTCCACGCGCTTGCTGTCGGGCCGCACCCTGATCCACGTCTACAGCGACGACGACCCGGGCGACGGCTTCGAGGAAGCCATCGGCGACCTGGAAGACCTGTATTTCGCCACCATTGCCGGGCGCCACCGCGTCGCCCCGCAGTGCGACTGA
- a CDS encoding ABC transporter permease, producing MWTIYLKELLELTRDRKTLIFTILIPIFAMPLIFGGFAYVSSNMFKNAKTAEMRYALFGKDHSPGLSARFAQQHNLREVPLASEGDIRRAIGDDTIKFAVVIPPQFEEALQQQQQAKVTLHYNSASTVDVTQQRVREIVEAYNASLRESALSALNLSPAQLAFALNPIVLDKQSTANEREQMGAIVGGMLPYLLLMVCLTAAMYPAIDLGAGEKERGTLETLLLAPVPRSAIVLAKFLVLFTVGMTSAVLMVGSMGALLAIFGSSLEGNMAVMVRSIGLPDLAMVTLMLVPTAAIFASLLLSISIYAKSYKEAAGMITPLMLFVILPTVAAMLPGVELNWMWAMVPLTNVSLAMKELVKGTMDYRMFGVILASTTVIAGALLMLCRWWFNRESVLFRN from the coding sequence ATGTGGACCATTTATCTGAAAGAGTTGCTGGAACTCACGCGCGACCGCAAGACGCTGATTTTCACCATCCTCATCCCCATCTTTGCCATGCCGCTGATCTTTGGTGGCTTCGCTTATGTTTCCAGCAATATGTTCAAGAACGCGAAGACGGCGGAAATGCGCTATGCGCTGTTCGGCAAGGACCATTCGCCGGGCCTGAGCGCGCGTTTTGCCCAGCAGCACAACTTGCGCGAAGTGCCGCTGGCCAGCGAGGGCGACATCCGCCGCGCCATCGGCGACGACACGATCAAGTTCGCCGTCGTCATTCCACCGCAATTTGAAGAGGCGCTGCAGCAACAGCAGCAAGCCAAGGTCACTCTGCATTACAACAGCGCCAGCACGGTCGACGTGACCCAGCAGCGGGTGCGCGAGATCGTCGAGGCGTATAACGCCAGCCTGCGCGAAAGCGCGCTGTCGGCTCTGAACCTGAGCCCGGCCCAGCTGGCCTTTGCCCTCAACCCCATCGTGCTCGACAAGCAGTCGACGGCCAACGAGCGCGAGCAGATGGGCGCCATCGTCGGCGGCATGCTGCCGTATTTGCTGCTGATGGTGTGCCTGACGGCGGCCATGTACCCGGCCATCGACCTGGGCGCCGGCGAAAAGGAACGGGGCACCCTGGAAACCCTGCTGCTGGCGCCCGTGCCGCGCAGCGCCATCGTGCTGGCCAAGTTCCTCGTGCTGTTTACGGTGGGCATGACCTCGGCCGTGCTGATGGTGGGCAGCATGGGCGCCCTGCTGGCCATCTTCGGCAGTTCGCTGGAAGGCAACATGGCCGTCATGGTGCGCAGCATCGGCTTGCCCGACCTGGCCATGGTGACCCTGATGCTGGTGCCGACGGCCGCCATCTTCGCCTCGCTGCTGCTGTCGATTTCGATCTACGCAAAAAGCTACAAGGAAGCGGCCGGCATGATCACGCCATTGATGCTGTTCGTCATCCTGCCCACGGTGGCGGCCATGCTGCCCGGCGTCGAGCTGAACTGGATGTGGGCCATGGTGCCGCTGACCAACGTGTCGCTGGCCATGAAGGAACTGGTCAAGGGCACCATGGATTACCGCATGTTCGGCGTGATCCTGGCCTCGACCACGGTGATCGCGGGCGCCCTGCTGATGCTGTGCCGCTGGTGGTTTAACCGCGAATCGGTACTTTTCCGAAATTAA
- a CDS encoding ATP-binding cassette domain-containing protein translates to MIEVKHLAKRFRMPPHKGKAMHVSDPREHEGWFHAVRDVSFSCAPGEVLGLLGPNGAGKTTTLRLLSTALQADAGSALVNGVDVLQQPLVARQSIGFLSGSTGLYGRLTARENVEYFGRLHGMPADKLKRRCDELFSLLQMEEYGAKRADQLSTGMKQKCAIARTVVHEPQVVILDEPTTGLDVMSAKILLDFIASYKALRVPLIFSTHHLHEVEKLCDRVCIINRGTTAFNGTVDELRHLGGSADLYDAFVSVINQGA, encoded by the coding sequence ATGATTGAGGTCAAGCACCTGGCAAAACGTTTCCGCATGCCGCCCCACAAAGGCAAGGCCATGCACGTCAGCGATCCGCGCGAACATGAGGGCTGGTTTCACGCCGTGCGCGACGTCAGTTTCAGCTGCGCCCCCGGCGAAGTGCTGGGACTGCTGGGGCCGAATGGCGCCGGCAAGACCACCACCCTGCGCCTGCTGTCGACGGCCTTGCAAGCGGACGCGGGCAGCGCCCTCGTCAACGGTGTCGATGTCCTGCAGCAACCGCTGGTGGCGCGCCAGAGCATCGGTTTCCTGTCCGGCTCGACGGGACTGTACGGCCGCCTGACGGCGCGCGAGAACGTGGAATACTTTGGCCGCCTGCACGGCATGCCGGCCGACAAGCTGAAACGCCGCTGCGACGAACTGTTCTCCCTGCTGCAGATGGAGGAGTACGGCGCCAAGCGGGCCGATCAATTATCGACGGGCATGAAGCAGAAGTGCGCGATCGCCCGCACCGTCGTGCACGAGCCGCAAGTGGTGATCCTCGACGAGCCGACCACCGGGCTGGACGTGATGTCGGCCAAGATCCTGCTCGACTTCATCGCCAGCTACAAGGCGCTGCGCGTGCCGCTGATCTTTTCCACGCACCACCTGCACGAAGTGGAAAAGCTGTGCGACCGCGTCTGCATCATCAACCGCGGCACCACCGCCTTCAATGGCACGGTCGACGAACTGCGCCACCTGGGCGGCAGCGCGGACTTGTACGACGCCTTTGTCAGCGTCATCAACCAGGGAGCCTGA
- the coq7 gene encoding 2-polyprenyl-3-methyl-6-methoxy-1,4-benzoquinone monooxygenase, giving the protein MTANRHFDPLDRLIVGADKALRVMAGVASASRPTPAAHAPDAELSPAEQRHSAGLMRVNHVGEVCAQALYNSQARYAHSPAIRAQFDEAGREEEDHLAWTAQRLTELGSRLSLLNPLWYAGSFALGTIAARMGDGRSLGFVVETERQVEAHLASHLQELPPQDAKSRAIVKQMAIDEVEHGAAAQRLGAIDTPAPVKALMGLMGKVMTKTAYYI; this is encoded by the coding sequence ATGACCGCGAACCGCCATTTTGACCCCCTGGATCGTTTGATTGTTGGCGCCGACAAGGCCCTGCGCGTCATGGCGGGCGTGGCCTCGGCCTCGCGCCCCACGCCGGCCGCGCATGCGCCCGATGCGGAACTGAGCCCGGCCGAACAGCGCCACAGCGCCGGCTTGATGCGCGTCAATCATGTGGGCGAAGTGTGCGCGCAAGCCCTGTACAACTCGCAGGCGCGCTATGCGCACAGCCCGGCCATCCGCGCCCAGTTCGACGAAGCGGGACGCGAAGAGGAAGATCATCTGGCCTGGACGGCGCAGCGCCTGACGGAGCTGGGCTCGCGTTTGAGCCTGCTCAATCCCCTGTGGTATGCGGGTTCGTTTGCGCTGGGCACCATCGCCGCGCGCATGGGCGACGGCCGCAGCCTGGGTTTCGTGGTGGAAACGGAACGCCAGGTGGAAGCGCACCTAGCCAGCCACTTGCAGGAATTGCCGCCGCAGGATGCCAAGTCGCGCGCCATCGTGAAACAGATGGCCATCGACGAAGTGGAGCACGGCGCCGCCGCCCAGCGCCTGGGCGCCATCGATACGCCGGCACCGGTGAAGGCGTTGATGGGCTTGATGGGTAAAGTGATGACAAAAACCGCGTATTACATCTGA
- a CDS encoding OsmC family protein: protein MECKVSWNGPSGMSFRAETGSGHLVTMDGAPDGGGHNLAPRPMEMVLLGTGGCTAYDVVLILKRGREAVSGCEVTLKADRADTDPKVFTNIHFHFTVRGKALKPTAVERAVALSHDKYCSASIMLAKTAEITHSFEIIEE, encoded by the coding sequence ATGGAATGCAAAGTCAGCTGGAATGGCCCGTCGGGCATGAGTTTTCGGGCAGAAACGGGTTCCGGCCACCTGGTGACCATGGATGGCGCGCCCGATGGCGGCGGCCACAACCTGGCGCCACGCCCCATGGAAATGGTCTTGCTGGGCACGGGCGGCTGCACCGCCTATGACGTGGTGCTGATCCTGAAACGCGGACGCGAAGCCGTCAGCGGCTGCGAAGTGACCCTGAAGGCCGACCGCGCCGACACCGACCCGAAAGTGTTTACCAATATCCACTTCCATTTCACCGTACGGGGCAAGGCCCTGAAACCGACGGCCGTGGAACGGGCCGTGGCTTTGTCGCATGACAAATATTGCTCGGCTTCCATCATGCTGGCGAAAACGGCGGAAATCACCCACTCCTTCGAAATCATCGAGGAGTAG
- the rplM gene encoding 50S ribosomal protein L13, with product MKTFSAKGHEVQRDWFVVDATDKVLGRVASEVALRLRGKHKPEFTPHVDTGDFIVVINAGKLRVTGTKATEKIYYRHSGYPGGIYETNFQKMQQRFPGRALEKAVKGMLPKGPLGYAMIKKLKVYAEGSHPHAAQQPKALVL from the coding sequence ATGAAAACATTTTCCGCTAAAGGACATGAAGTCCAGCGCGATTGGTTCGTGGTTGACGCGACGGACAAAGTCCTCGGACGTGTTGCCAGCGAAGTGGCACTCCGACTGCGCGGCAAACACAAACCAGAATTTACTCCTCACGTCGATACCGGCGACTTTATCGTCGTCATCAACGCAGGCAAACTGCGTGTGACCGGTACCAAAGCTACTGAGAAAATTTACTACCGTCACTCTGGCTATCCAGGCGGCATCTACGAAACCAACTTCCAGAAAATGCAACAGCGTTTTCCAGGTCGCGCGCTTGAGAAAGCGGTCAAGGGCATGCTGCCTAAAGGCCCACTCGGCTACGCAATGATCAAGAAGCTGAAAGTGTACGCGGAAGGTTCCCATCCGCACGCTGCTCAGCAACCTAAAGCACTTGTTCTCTAA